A genomic window from Rhodococcus sp. KBS0724 includes:
- a CDS encoding helix-turn-helix domain-containing protein, producing the protein MRTKLGTHHPLIGSRSPTLVMDLLRDMPRLTLADISRQTGIPRTSTHRLLERLVRIH; encoded by the coding sequence ATGCGGACAAAGCTCGGAACGCATCACCCTCTCATCGGCTCTCGATCGCCTACCCTGGTGATGGATCTGTTGCGGGACATGCCCCGACTGACTCTGGCCGATATCTCCCGCCAGACGGGTATCCCGCGAACCAGTACCCATCGCCTGCTTGAACGTCTCGTGCGAATCCACTAA
- a CDS encoding rhodanese-like domain-containing protein encodes MILEQYYIECLSHASYLIGDEKAGRAIVVDPRRDIAEYLADAARYGLTIEGVVNTHFHADFVSGHLELLEATGAWIGFGHAADTDYPIRRLRHGEHLTLGEVDIEILSTPGHTWESISLLVRENRDATPSAVLTGDSLFIGDVGRPDLANLGDGTSTDLARAMYRTVHQTLLALPDSVTVMPAHGAGSSCGKNLSAELTSTIGEQRRTNPSVQSMTEDAFVALVTDGQPAVPGYFSVDVALNKSNHALLEQDRRIAELTPEELRTEMANGTRILDARTPDDFAAGHLRGSINVGFDGRFAETGGMVADIGERIVLITNPGEEQDAAMRLARIGSDNAIGYLTVDADGIFPGALTGLVRTAPRTAVVELEELLDSGAVTLIDIRNPGERDFGVIDGARSIPLAQLRSQIADLPRSKPIVVHCAGGRRSSVAASLLRAEGIENASDLVGGYTAWVERSSE; translated from the coding sequence ATGATCCTGGAGCAGTACTACATCGAGTGCCTGTCACACGCGTCGTATCTGATCGGCGATGAGAAGGCCGGCCGCGCCATCGTGGTCGACCCCCGTCGCGACATCGCCGAATATCTCGCGGATGCAGCCCGATACGGCCTGACCATTGAAGGGGTCGTCAACACGCACTTTCACGCGGACTTCGTCTCCGGCCACCTCGAGTTGCTCGAGGCGACCGGCGCGTGGATCGGTTTCGGCCATGCCGCCGACACCGACTACCCGATCCGCCGACTGCGCCATGGCGAACACCTGACACTGGGGGAGGTGGACATCGAGATCCTCTCCACTCCCGGCCACACGTGGGAGTCGATCAGCCTGCTGGTGCGCGAGAATCGAGATGCAACCCCGTCCGCTGTGCTGACCGGGGATTCGCTATTCATCGGCGATGTCGGACGCCCGGACCTGGCGAATCTCGGCGACGGCACCAGTACCGACCTGGCTCGGGCGATGTACCGCACCGTCCACCAGACACTGCTGGCGTTGCCCGATTCGGTGACCGTGATGCCGGCCCACGGGGCGGGATCGTCCTGCGGTAAGAACCTCTCCGCCGAGTTGACCTCCACGATCGGCGAGCAGCGCCGCACGAACCCGTCGGTGCAGTCGATGACTGAAGATGCCTTCGTTGCTCTTGTTACTGACGGTCAGCCTGCGGTGCCGGGGTACTTTTCCGTCGATGTGGCCCTGAACAAATCGAATCATGCTCTCCTCGAACAAGATCGGCGCATCGCCGAGCTGACACCGGAGGAACTCCGGACAGAAATGGCCAACGGAACTCGTATTCTCGACGCCCGCACCCCCGACGATTTCGCTGCTGGGCATCTGCGCGGCTCGATCAATGTCGGATTCGACGGCAGGTTCGCCGAAACCGGCGGCATGGTCGCCGATATCGGGGAGCGCATCGTACTCATCACCAATCCGGGTGAGGAACAGGATGCGGCAATGCGGTTGGCGCGCATCGGATCCGACAACGCCATCGGATACCTCACCGTCGACGCCGATGGTATCTTCCCGGGCGCGCTCACCGGCCTTGTCCGCACTGCGCCGCGTACTGCTGTGGTCGAACTGGAGGAGCTCCTGGATTCGGGCGCGGTCACGTTGATCGACATCCGTAACCCCGGCGAGCGCGACTTCGGTGTCATCGACGGTGCACGCTCGATTCCCCTCGCACAGTTGCGTTCCCAGATCGCGGACCTGCCACGTAGCAAGCCGATCGTCGTGCACTGCGCCGGCGGCCGGCGCTCGTCCGTCGCCGCATCACTGTTGCGGGCCGAGGGCATCGAGAACGCCAGCGACCTGGTCGGCGGATACACGGCCTGGGTCGAGCGATCTTCCGAATAG
- the ligD gene encoding non-homologous end-joining DNA ligase, producing MSPATGKPVPPMLATLGHPPTGERWAWESKWDGMRAIATTGKEVPALWSRNGNRVSESFPEIVEALAEVLGHRETVLDGEIVALDEGVPSFARLQRRMHVRTPTSHLQNSALTTYYVFDILDIDGTSTTELPYLERREALASLNIENPRIKVPPFWLNVDGAAMLEVAKKHHLEGIIAKSVNSTYQPGKRSPSWIKTPLRANTEAIICGFVEGSGSAAGGIGSLILGAHDDSGSLVYVGNVGTGFSSRQRRELRGTLIEIERPTSPFAIAPPSAIARVARYSAPIYVCDVEYREFVGGALRHPSYKGLRNDKSADEVDLPGRH from the coding sequence ATGAGTCCTGCGACTGGAAAGCCGGTGCCGCCGATGCTTGCCACACTGGGGCATCCCCCGACAGGTGAGCGCTGGGCATGGGAGAGCAAGTGGGATGGTATGCGGGCGATTGCGACCACAGGGAAGGAAGTACCGGCGTTGTGGTCGCGTAACGGTAACCGGGTCAGCGAGTCGTTCCCGGAGATCGTCGAGGCGCTCGCCGAAGTGCTCGGTCACCGCGAAACTGTTCTCGACGGCGAGATCGTCGCCCTAGACGAAGGTGTTCCGTCCTTCGCCCGGTTACAACGCAGAATGCACGTCCGCACACCCACCAGCCATCTGCAAAACAGTGCCCTGACCACCTACTACGTCTTCGATATCCTCGATATCGACGGCACCTCGACGACCGAGCTGCCGTATCTCGAGCGTCGTGAGGCACTCGCCAGTCTGAACATCGAGAACCCGCGCATCAAAGTCCCCCCGTTCTGGCTCAATGTAGATGGCGCCGCCATGCTCGAGGTCGCGAAAAAGCATCACCTCGAAGGGATCATCGCGAAAAGTGTCAACTCGACGTACCAGCCGGGGAAACGGTCTCCGAGCTGGATAAAGACCCCGCTCAGGGCCAACACGGAGGCCATTATCTGCGGGTTCGTCGAGGGTTCGGGCAGCGCGGCCGGCGGCATCGGGTCGCTGATCCTCGGCGCCCACGACGACTCGGGCTCACTCGTCTACGTAGGAAATGTGGGCACCGGATTTTCTTCCAGGCAGCGCCGGGAACTGCGCGGCACACTCATCGAAATCGAGCGGCCCACCAGTCCATTCGCGATCGCGCCACCGTCCGCGATAGCGCGAGTGGCACGCTACTCAGCCCCAATTTACGTGTGTGACGTCGAGTACCGTGAATTCGTCGGTGGCGCACTCAGACATCCAAGCTACAAAGGGCTGCGCAACGACAAATCGGCCGACGAGGTCGACCTCCCCGGCCGACACTGA